Proteins encoded within one genomic window of Gracilimonas sp.:
- a CDS encoding STAS domain-containing protein, which yields MKYDVSERYNCVIISLKGNVMGGPDAEKFRETLHKFIEEGKKEVIVDLGKVKFMNSSGLGILIGGYTTMKNAGGELVICQADQKIESLLMVTQLIKVFNHFRTLEDAVAHFENDK from the coding sequence ATGAAGTACGATGTTTCGGAACGATATAATTGTGTAATTATCTCACTAAAAGGCAATGTTATGGGTGGGCCGGATGCTGAGAAATTCAGAGAAACCCTACATAAGTTTATTGAGGAGGGTAAGAAAGAGGTGATTGTGGACCTTGGAAAGGTAAAATTTATGAATTCTTCCGGGCTGGGGATTTTGATAGGCGGATACACCACCATGAAGAATGCCGGCGGTGAATTGGTTATCTGTCAGGCTGATCAAAAGATCGAAAGCTTACTTATGGTTACGCAGCTTATAAAAGTATTCAACCATTTTCGCACATTGGAGGATGCTGTAGCGCACTTTGAAAATGACAAGTAA
- the ahcY gene encoding adenosylhomocysteinase yields MPQVEEKLAYKVKDISLAHYGRQEIELAEAEMPGLMALREEYKDEQPLKGARIAGCLHMTIQTAVLIETLIELGAKVTWSSCNIYSTQDHAAAAMAKAGVPVYAWKGMTEEEFDWAIEQTLFFPDGQPLNMILDDGGDLTNMVLDRYPELVEGINGISEETTTGVLRLIERERKGTLKLPAINVNDSVTKSKFDNKYGCKESAADAIRRATDVMMAGKVAVVAGYGDVGKGTAASLNGAGARVIVTEIDPICALQAAMDGFEVKKMDDAAEEGDIFVTATGNKDIIKDRHFKKMKDKAIVGNIGHFDNEIDVAWLKKNSKEENIKPQVDIFTLNDSGKQVVLLSQGRLMNLGNATGHPSFVMSNSFTNQTLAQIALWNRPEEFEPEVHVLPKSLDEKVARLHLSKIGVELETLTEEQAEYIGVPITGPYKSDQYRY; encoded by the coding sequence ATGCCACAAGTAGAAGAGAAATTAGCATACAAAGTAAAAGATATTTCACTGGCTCATTATGGGCGACAGGAAATTGAGCTCGCTGAAGCCGAAATGCCCGGTTTGATGGCGCTCCGAGAAGAATACAAAGACGAACAACCGCTAAAAGGTGCCAGGATTGCCGGATGCCTGCACATGACCATCCAAACCGCTGTACTTATCGAAACCCTTATTGAGCTGGGAGCAAAAGTAACCTGGTCTTCCTGCAATATTTATTCCACACAAGACCACGCCGCCGCAGCCATGGCTAAAGCCGGAGTTCCGGTATATGCCTGGAAAGGAATGACCGAAGAAGAATTTGACTGGGCGATAGAACAAACCCTCTTTTTCCCCGACGGACAGCCTTTAAACATGATTTTGGATGATGGCGGCGACCTTACAAATATGGTTTTAGATCGTTACCCTGAACTGGTTGAAGGAATCAATGGGATTTCAGAAGAAACCACTACCGGAGTACTTCGCCTGATTGAACGGGAACGCAAGGGAACCCTTAAACTTCCAGCGATTAACGTAAACGACTCTGTTACCAAATCTAAATTTGATAACAAATACGGTTGTAAAGAATCTGCCGCTGATGCCATTCGTCGCGCAACCGATGTAATGATGGCCGGCAAAGTAGCTGTTGTTGCAGGATATGGAGATGTTGGTAAAGGAACAGCCGCTTCATTAAATGGCGCCGGTGCACGGGTTATTGTTACTGAAATTGACCCCATTTGTGCACTTCAGGCTGCTATGGATGGTTTCGAAGTAAAGAAAATGGATGATGCCGCCGAAGAAGGAGATATCTTTGTAACAGCCACCGGAAATAAAGACATCATCAAAGACCGCCACTTCAAAAAAATGAAAGACAAGGCGATCGTCGGAAATATTGGTCATTTTGATAATGAAATCGATGTAGCCTGGCTGAAGAAAAACTCCAAGGAAGAAAACATCAAACCACAGGTAGATATTTTCACCCTCAATGACAGCGGCAAGCAAGTAGTACTGCTTTCTCAGGGAAGGTTAATGAACCTTGGTAATGCAACAGGACACCCTTCTTTCGTGATGAGTAACAGCTTTACGAATCAGACGCTGGCACAAATAGCCCTTTGGAATCGACCGGAAGAATTTGAGCCGGAAGTGCACGTACTGCCCAAATCATTAGATGAAAAAGTAGCGAGACTACACTTGTCTAAAATTGGTGTGGAGCTTGAAACACTGACGGAAGAGCAAGCTGAATACATCGGCGTGCCAATTACCGGACCTTATAAGTCAGACCAATACAGGTACTAA
- a CDS encoding DUF5916 domain-containing protein — MKFDHFKKDIFIPFQISAGTALLLFVFNFSGISDVYAQSPTIIPETMKEIHLDGILGEDAWQDAVTFRLVMHSPGNGEEASEPTTVYLMYDDRYLYVAGNMSDSEPEKIQAPTKKRDEMGLNSDWFGIFLDTFNDKENGLTFLTTPSGLRTDFHIYNDGQGDFPVNRDWNTFWDVEVNQNDRGWTVEMRIPVSSLRFQDSKGKTTMGLSIIRYIARKSEWDSYPNISDQWGFWSPFKPSQFLEITFENLSNRKPLYIAPYLLGGVTQRNILNNQETEYELENTTTLEPGLDVKFGLTSNLTADVTINTDFAQVEADNQQVNLTRFSLFFPEKRLFFLERSSTFDFGFGGPDRLFYSRRIGIHNGEPSRIYGGARVVGRTGPWDLGFLSMQTEAAQGVSSKNNSVLRLRRQIINENTYVGGMMTSLIGTDGSQNIAYGIDGVFKLFDQSYLTTAWAQTFDDEKNSELLSTDPSRLRINFENRDFAGFTYDLSYSYSGESYNPGLGFQNRSNFTRFGNSLGIGWIPDHHSFINRHKISANGFLILSNETGTTESLEIGPEYNLNTLKSANVTIDFKYQYEDVPQTFDLSNEVEVPAGAYDFFGSNFSFETSNSRLLTATFSGYTGTFFDGWRHTLGISPNWSVSPSLNLSGLYQINYVTFPDRNQLLTASVARLRMLYMFNIAFSVSAFTQYNSLSNGIISNLRIRYNPSEGNDLYIVFNETFNTNRSRMNPVLPITDNRTILLKYTYTFNY, encoded by the coding sequence ATGAAATTTGATCACTTCAAAAAAGATATTTTCATCCCATTTCAAATATCGGCAGGCACCGCTTTGCTTCTGTTCGTATTCAATTTTAGTGGTATTTCCGATGTATATGCACAATCACCAACTATAATTCCGGAAACAATGAAGGAAATCCATCTCGATGGAATCCTTGGTGAAGATGCCTGGCAAGATGCTGTTACCTTCCGCTTGGTCATGCACTCACCCGGCAATGGCGAGGAAGCTTCAGAACCCACAACCGTTTACCTCATGTACGATGACCGGTATCTCTATGTGGCAGGAAATATGAGCGACAGTGAACCGGAAAAAATTCAGGCTCCAACTAAAAAAAGAGATGAAATGGGCCTAAATAGCGACTGGTTTGGCATCTTCCTGGATACATTCAACGACAAAGAAAATGGCCTGACGTTTTTAACAACTCCATCCGGACTTCGTACCGACTTCCATATTTATAATGATGGACAAGGCGATTTTCCGGTCAATCGAGACTGGAATACTTTTTGGGATGTGGAGGTGAATCAAAACGACCGGGGCTGGACGGTTGAAATGAGAATTCCCGTCTCAAGTCTCCGGTTTCAGGACAGTAAAGGAAAAACCACCATGGGCTTGTCTATAATTCGCTATATAGCCCGTAAAAGTGAATGGGATTCGTATCCTAATATTTCAGATCAATGGGGATTCTGGAGTCCTTTTAAACCCTCTCAATTTCTGGAAATAACTTTTGAGAATCTCTCCAACAGGAAACCCTTATATATCGCACCTTACCTATTGGGGGGTGTCACACAAAGAAATATTTTAAATAATCAAGAAACCGAATATGAGCTCGAGAATACCACTACTCTGGAGCCTGGTCTGGATGTAAAGTTTGGATTGACAAGCAACCTGACAGCCGATGTAACCATTAATACCGACTTTGCACAAGTTGAGGCTGATAACCAGCAGGTAAACCTCACCCGCTTCTCTCTGTTCTTCCCTGAAAAGCGGCTCTTTTTCCTGGAGCGCTCCAGCACCTTCGATTTTGGATTTGGCGGGCCTGACCGGCTTTTTTACAGCAGAAGAATTGGCATTCATAACGGGGAGCCGAGCCGGATTTACGGTGGAGCACGGGTGGTAGGAAGAACCGGACCCTGGGATCTTGGCTTCCTATCTATGCAAACGGAAGCAGCGCAAGGTGTCAGCAGCAAAAATAACAGTGTGTTAAGATTACGGCGGCAAATCATTAACGAAAACACTTATGTAGGAGGTATGATGACCTCCCTTATAGGAACAGATGGATCACAAAACATTGCGTATGGAATAGATGGGGTATTTAAGTTATTCGATCAAAGCTATCTTACAACGGCTTGGGCACAAACATTTGATGATGAGAAAAACTCCGAGTTACTTTCAACTGATCCGTCCCGCTTGCGAATAAACTTTGAAAACAGGGATTTCGCCGGGTTTACCTATGACCTAAGTTATTCTTATTCGGGTGAAAGTTATAATCCCGGCCTGGGCTTTCAAAACAGGTCCAACTTTACCCGGTTTGGGAATAGCCTCGGAATTGGCTGGATTCCCGACCACCATTCTTTTATAAACAGGCACAAAATAAGTGCAAATGGATTTCTTATACTAAGCAATGAAACCGGTACTACCGAGTCTTTGGAAATCGGTCCTGAATACAATTTAAATACCTTAAAATCAGCAAATGTAACCATTGATTTTAAATATCAATATGAAGACGTACCGCAGACATTTGACCTGAGTAATGAAGTAGAAGTCCCTGCCGGAGCCTATGATTTTTTTGGGAGCAATTTCTCATTCGAAACATCCAATTCCAGATTACTTACGGCAACATTCAGTGGATATACCGGCACCTTTTTTGACGGATGGAGACATACACTTGGAATATCTCCCAATTGGAGCGTCTCCCCCAGCCTAAATCTTTCAGGGTTATATCAAATCAACTACGTAACTTTTCCTGATCGCAATCAACTACTGACTGCAAGTGTAGCACGTCTCAGAATGTTGTATATGTTTAACATCGCATTTTCAGTTTCCGCATTTACCCAGTATAACAGCCTTTCTAACGGAATCATCTCTAATTTGAGAATAAGATATAACCCGAGCGAAGGTAATGATCTTTACATCGTTTTTAATGAGACTTTCAATACAAACCGCTCGAGAATGAATCCTGTTTTACCGATTACAGATAACAGGACGATATTGCTGAAATACACCTATACCTTTAACTATTAA